A segment of the Deinococcus roseus genome:
TCCCCGCATATTTCCTGAAAGCATGAAAACCCCGAAAGACTGCTCCAGCTTTCAAAAACAAGCGACCCATGTGCTTGTGAGCCTGCTTTCGTGTAGAAAATGGAAATAAAGCGGTTTCTGGCTCTAAGCCAACCCTTTCCTGCTGGTACCCCTGCAACACTTCTGCTAATGAAACAGACATGCGAACACTTCTGGAGGTGCCACCTTTGCCTTTTTTGACCTGTATTCTTTTTGACCTGATGTTCACGTCTTCCCAGGTGACAGCCAGAGCCTCGGCGATGCGCAAGCCACCGTGGGCCAGCAGCAAAATCAGCACCCGCATGGCCAGCTGGTCGGCCTGGTTCAGCACCTGCTTCACTTCTTCTGCAGTGTAAGGGGCGTTTTTCTCGGTGCCTTTCCGCAGGTCTTTTTTCACTCTGGAGTCACTGAATGGATCCGCTTCGGTGGCCGCGGTCCAGCGGAGGGCCCGGTACAGCAGCCGCACGGCAGCCAGACGGGAATACAGGGTGGCGCTGCTGAGCTTCCCTGCTTTCTTGCGCCGTTTGTCCTCTGAACCCCAGTGGGGGTTCACAGCCTGGGTGCTTTTCAGGTGGGCCAGGTAAAGGCTGGGGTCGTCTTTTCTGGGGTCGAGCAGGTTGATGCCGTTCGCTTTGGCATATTCGACAAACGTAAGGATGCCCCTGCGGTAGGACCGGAAACTGTGCGGACTGGTCAGCACGGTGGCTTCACCGTACAGCACGGTGTAAGCCTGCACGATCTCCCAGATGGCATCAAAGTCCTTGTCAACGCATGCTTTGACGGTGTGTTTGGTTCGGTCGGCTTCACTGAAGTTGGTGAACCCTCTGGCTTGCTGCAGGGGATCCGGATGCAGCACGATTTCATAGCCGCTCACAGTTCTTCCTCCAGGGTCAGGTGTTCCACCCGCAGGAGGCCTTCGGTGATGTGGGTGTTGAGGAGCCGGTGCATGTCCTGGAAGCGGCCCTCCTCATGCATTTTTTGCAGGGTCGGGTAAATGGGCCACACGTCACTGAAGCCGGTGTGTTGTTGCATGAAGTGGTTCAGCAGTTCCCTGCGCACTTGGTCTTCGTCCGTTCCAATGACCACATGCACCTGTTCGATGGGCTGGTTTTCTTCAAGGTACACGCCCACCCACACTTCAGGCCCAGGAGTTTCTGTGTCGAGTTGCAGGTGGTAGAAGTCGTAGTGGGGTGCGATTTCAGGGAGGTTTTTGAAGCGTTCGGTGGCCACGCCGTACTGCCGGTTTTCCACGTCCTCAAAGAACCGGTTGAAGTGTTCACTTTCGTGGTCTGGTCCGTACAGGTCAATGAGTCGGTTGAGGTTGTCAAAGGCGAATTTCTGGTGGAGCCCTTCGAGCGTCCGGGAGGCCAGGAGGCTGGCACTCCACTCATCGGAGATTTGCAAGCTGAGGTGCAAGGCCATGGGTCAGTTTAGCACGGGGGGTACGATAAGGTATCTTATCGTACCCCCTGTTTCGACCTGTTGCTCACTGCAGGTCGCTGAGGTGAAAGTCTGCCACCAAGTGTTCAGGGTGCTGCCGATGGTCATTACCCAGCAAAATGATGTTGTAAGGAATGGCAGGCAAATCCAATAAAACCCGAAAGGCAGACCGAAAAAGTGTGTCATACCTCCCTGCAAAAACATAACCGTTGCGGTAATGGTGCTCGATCACATCAGGACAGAAGGTAAAGGCGTTAAGCAGACCGTCTCTTTCCTCTGTGTCCTTGATGTGACCAGTGTTTTGATAGAGTTCCAACAGGCGGGGGCCATAGCAGGCCAGGAGAAAATCCTCACGCTTCTTGCGAATGTCTGGAGCCAGTGAAACTGGGGTCTGCTGAAGCACGAAGCCCAGGCCATCGCGGAAATCCACCACAAGTTGCTCTGGGAGCACATGCAACTCCACGACCAGGGCCGCCTTCTTGCCTTTTCGCACATTGGGGTCGCGCACAGCATACCTGGAAGCTCCAGCAAAATCACCGCAGGCATACCGGAAGGGCACCCTGGAACTGTCTGCTTCCAATTCTTTGAGCAATCCTGGGTTCTGAAGGAGGGTTTGCCAGTGTGGACGATGGTCAGGGAAGGTGACCTTTCCAGGCTCGAATTCCGCCTGCAGTTGTGTCAACAGTTCAGGCAGGTTTTCCGTATCCACATTGATGCCTGAATACAGGGTGTAGAACTTCATCCCAACATTTTACAACAAATCTTGTCCTGGACGAAGTTTTTTTCGCCGCTCACCAGGATCGCCAGGAAGGTGCCTCCAAATCGACTTGAAGGGTTTAACACCTGGGTTTCTTGATTCAAAACAACTTTGTCATGGATACAGCGTGCAGCCAGCTGCCTGCAGAACCCAAACCATGCAATCGGGATTCGGAAGTCCGTGAAGTGACGGATTGACTCATTCTTTTTGCCTGAGGGTGGGATTCAGTTGTGTTCCCGCAGAACAGAAACGAGGCACCTCAGGGTTCTGAATGAAAGATTCCACCTTTTTTGCTTGTCGGTAAACTTCCCGCAACTGCTGTTTGACCTTCTCGTCGGTCACTTCCCACATGCCTTCCTGTCCCCAGCAGGTGATGGGTTGCTCCAGGAACACCAGTTGATCCAGCACCAGATGAAAATGCCCAGGCATCGCCCAGGGGCTGGGATGCTCTGTGGTGAATTCTGCAAGGCGGGCCAGTGCAAAAATCCCCTCTGTTGCAAACCGTGTGGGGTGCTCAACGGCCTGGGCCATCAGGTTGTCGGATTCTGGCACCAACCCTTTCACCAGAAGGTCCATGAAAACACCCGCCATGGCAAGTTGGTGTTCAGGACGGTATTTGGAACCATGCAGCGCCACCCAGTGGCCCACCTGTTCCACGGCCCTCTGGTGGTTCTGTCCATGTTCCGCCCACTGTCTGTTCTCCACCCGTTTCCCGTGGTGCTTGATGAGGTATCCCCAGGGGGGCCTGAGGCTCAATGCCATCAATCTGGGCATGTCATTCCCTTACCTTTCGAAAGGCCCTGTTGGAGAGGGTGCTGGGTGTGTAACCCTCAAAGCCCACCATCAGGAGACCCAACAGAACAATGAAAAGGGCCATCCACTGACCGAAACGCGCGAAGGGGGTGAGGCCTTGGTTCAAATGGGGTTGAAGCTGCAAGGCCTGGGGGTGATGCCATCCCGCTGAGGCCAGCACCTGACCTTTTTCGTTGATCCATGTGCTTTCTCCTGGCAGGGAAGCCACCATGATCTGTCGGCGCAATTCGAGGGCCCTGGCTCGGAGTCCGATCTGTTGGTATGCGTATGCGATTCGGGCCTGGGTGTTGGTGGCCACGAAAAGCAGTTCTGCGCCTGCCTGCACCTGTTCACGCAGAGGTTCACTCAACACCCCTTCCATGCACACCGCCATGCCCAGCTTCACCCCTTTGATGTTTTGAACGGGCAGGGCAGGCCCTGGGTACAGCCAGTGGGTTTCGGTGAAGGGCACCAGAATGCGTTTGTGGTACACCGGTTGGGTTTCTCCTCCCTGGTATTTGATGATGGCATTGGTGACCCCTTCCGGCCCGGAGTACACTGCGCCCAGCAAGGCCGTGCGGTCCGCAAGCACCTGCTGCAGTTCGGGCTGCATCAACCGGTAGTAGACAGGATCTGGGATGCTGGTCTCCGGCAAGAGCAGCACCGACTGGCCTGTCTCCTGCATCAGGCCTTTGAGCGCCTGGTATTGTGCCTTGGCGTTTTCTGCAGTGTAGTCCTGGAAGAGGGGGATGCTCAGGCCGGTTTGAAGCAGGGTGAAGGTGACTGGGCTTTTTTGACCGGGCGCGTGCAGATGGAAGTTTACGACCGTCACCATGGTGGCCACCACTGCCAGGCTCACTCCTGCAGCGCTCCAATGGCGTTTCTGCACCAGTTGCTGCAGGAAACCCACGGCCACAACGCTGGCTTTCACCCCGATCAGGGCATACAGTGCGCTCAGGGGGGTGTCCAGCAGCAAATATCCCAGGCTGTACGGCAGGCGGTAATTGCCGCTCAGAGACAGCTCTGAGAGCAGTTCCCCCAGGTACAGCAGGGAGGTGATCAGCACCAGCTGGTTCCGGTGGAGCGTCCGGGTGAAGTGCAGCACCCCGGCCAGCACAGCACTGTACAGCACGGCCAGCAGCACCACTCCCACCGACTGCAGCGGGGTGAACGTCCCGTCCAGAAAGAAACCCCACATGCTGTGCACCGTCAGAACGGCATAATGGACCAGCAGAATCAGCAAATACCACCAGAAGGTGCGGCATCTGGAGAGCAGCCACAGGAATCCAAGCAGCGCAAAGAAGCCCAACCAGAAAAGGGAGGGGAGGCTGTACGCCAGCACAGCCCCCCCTGCACACATTCCGGTGATCAGCAGCCGGACATCAGAACGTTCTGACAATCTGGCCATCGTCATCCAACTCAATGGTTTTGGTTTTGAAGCTGCCCGTCTTGCCCTACTGGGAAATCGAGCCGTCCCACACGCGCCTCAAGAGGGGTGGTTCGTTCAGCTTGGGGGCAACCAGCATGAAGGCAGGGGTGAAAGGCTGGGACAGGTCTGAATTGATGCGGTAATCCACCACCTGCATTTTCTCCATGTCCAGCACAATCTGGGCCAGCCAGGCTTGATGCCCGTCCACTTCAGAGACGGTGCTCAGGGTGAACAGTCCGAGCACACTTTCTGTCACTTCGGTGGCCTGATCTTCTGAAACCAGCTGAATTTTCTCGCTGAGCCACACCCGGCTTTCTTGCACTTCTGGGTGCTGTTGTACGGTCTGGGAACGGATTTCCAGCAGTTGGCTTTTCAGGCCGTCTGGGAGGTCATCCAGGCTTTGCTTCATGACCCCCATGCTGGCTGCGGTGGTGGCTGCTTCCAGCTTGACGGCCAGGGCATCTGCATCATGGTAGAAATCCAGGATCTGGGCTTTCACTGTCGCAGGTTGATCTTTGGTTTTGCTGGATCCGGGCATGTGGATGCTGCAGGCAGTGAGGAGCACGGTGAGGGTGAGGATGGACAATTTTTTCATGTGGTGAACGTCCCTTCAAAGGAGAGGTGGCGATGTGGTGCAGCTTCAGTAAGCAGCTGGAATCATCCAAACCGAAAGGTCTCGGGCAATGGTTTTCCAGTCCTGCATGCAGATGGAGAATTTTTGGTTGACGTAGTCTTTGACACCCAGATTGACGATGCCGACCGCTGTCATGGTGTCTGCGTCATAGACAGGGCTTCCGCTGTCCCCAGGGTTGATCAGGTCATAGGTGGTGTTGTAAGACGGCAGGTAATTGAAGCAGTACATCACGGTGTCAATTTCATATTTGGGGATGGAGCCATAAGGGAATTTGGTGAATTCTGCGTAGTCGGTGTATTGCATGTTGACGATCATGGGGTACACCCGGTCAAAATCCATGCCCTTGTAGAGCAATTTGGTGTAGCTGGTCTGTCCGGTGTGGTAAAGGTGGGCGAGGTTCTCGAAGCCTCCCGGCTCGGCGTAAGCACCTTTCACCACCCTGAATTCCCGGATGGTGGGACCTTTGGGGTCGGTGATGGGCAGTTTCAATTCCAGTCCAGTGCTCTGCAGAGGAACAAAAACAGCGTCCAGTCCGCTGCCTTCTTTGGGCTTGTAGATGAAGTCGTTGTTGTAACCGGTGTTGATCTGGTTGCGGAATTCATCTTTGCGGTCGGGTTGAAACATCCGCATGCGCAACATGAATTTCTGGAAGATCTCCTGGGTGTCTGATGCGATGCAGTGCCGGGCCGTGATGAAGCCGTACATGGGCTGGCCATTGACCTGTCCAGCAGCAATGTAACCTGCGCTGCACCAGTTCTCAGGGTTTTTTTCTGCCGATGGATCACTGATGATGCGGGTGCCCATCAGGAAGGGCCGCTGCCATTCGTGGATGGTGCCGTAGTTGGGTGTAGAGCTTTTTCCGGAATACAATTGCAGGGTTTTGGTGGTGTTGACGGTGTAACTGTCGGCTGCAACAGCGTTCTGGGTCAGCCAGCTCTTCACTGCTGTGGCATCGTTGGCTGTCTTCAAGATGAGTTCCACTTTGTTGAGGTCCGCCCGGATGGTCATGCTGGTGATCCAGTTCTTGCTCTGGTTGAGGTATCGGATTTTACCGAGGGTGGTCACCAGATCGCTGTAACTGTAGGTGACGTTCAGAACCTGAGCACCTGCAATGTCGGAAAGGAAGTTCTGCTTGCTGTAACTACTCGCTTTCAAATTGGCAGTGGTTTGCTGTTTGGTGATGGAAGAGGCCTTCAGGTGGAGCTTTCCAGCGGTTCCATTGGAACCTGGGAGATATCCGGCGTAGTCAGGGTACTGCTGGGCGATCTGGAACTCCAGGCTGCCGGAGAGTTGCAGTCGGGTTTTGGCCAGGGTCTCTTCGAGGGTGGCAGCGGAAGCGAGTCCACTGAGGGCAAGGGGGATCAACAGGAGTTTGTGTTTCATGGGGTTCCTTGGGTTCATGGGGCGGCTGCGAGGGCCAGGTAGAGGAGGTTTTCGGCGGTGCGCAGGTCTTTGCTTTCGGTGAAAAAGCTTTCGTCTTCGTCGCAGACCACCAGGCCTTGAACGAGGGCAAGCAAGGGTTGACGTTTCCGGGGATCGGTCACCCAGGCCCGCACTTTCGGAGCGTCAGTGATTTTGATGCCTTCGGTGCTGAGGTAAAGGGGCAGGTCAGTGGTTTTGAGGGTGATGGGATCCTCTGGGAGGGCCAGTGTGGCTGGCAAGCTGGGTGCTCCTAAAGTGCGGGTCAGGTTGTTGCACAGCACGGCCTGGATGTCTGGGCTGGTCTGGTACTGCTGGTGCCAGCTCTGGTGGGGTTGTGGGATCCCGGTGTGGATGTCCACCTGAATTTCTGGGCAACTGCGCCATCCGGCACGCACCATTTCCACTTCCAGCCAGTCGATGGGGAGTTTGTGCTGGGTGCTGAGCTGCTGCAGTTCTGTCTGGGTGATGCCTTGGGTCACTTGCAGAAGCACGGGTTGCGCTTGTGTGGCGAGGGCCAGAGGGAGTTGTTTGAGGGTGTGTTTCAGTTCCTGCAGCAGCCGGTCTTCATTGAGGTGGGCAGGGATGGGGCTTCTGGATGGGGTGAGCAGTTGGCGCTGGCCTTCTGGGGTGAGCACCACATGCATGCGGATCAGCAGGTCTTGCAGGTCAGGGCGGCCCAGTTCGCTGAGGGATTCCCAGGCTTGATGCCAGATTTCGGTGAAGGGCAGGCAGCTTTCACTTCCGATGTGAATCAGGTTCCAGCCGAGGTGCAGGCTGCGGTGGTCTCCGGGTTGGTTTTCATCAGGATCGATGGTGTACAGGTGCAAATCGAGCAGTTCACTGGAGAGCACCAGGGCTCCTTTTGTGGGTGCTGGCTGCAGTGTTTCTCCGATCTGCAGGTCCACGTCGGTGAATCCCGCGCACTGGTTCAGCCATTGTGGGGTGAGGGTGGTGTTGTCTCCGTGGATTTGCCACCAGGTGCCTTCCATGCTGGTGCTGCTCGCCTCTGGTGTCCATAGCGTTTCGGAGGTTTTGGGGTTGAGGATGGCTGAGGCCGTGGGGGTGCTGACCCGGATTTGTGTGCACCATTCGGGGTTGAGCAGGGCTTGCAGGTCTTGGTGTGCGGAGTACCAGTCTTTGGGTTCTCCCACCACACTCAGGAGGTCTTCCATTCGGGTGGGTGGGGTTCCGTTGTGGCCCAGGAGGGTGCGGTCTGGGTGAAGGTCCACCCGGATGTTGGTGGCTCCTGACCGCACTGCGTTTTGGATGAGGCCGCGCAGGGCGTGGGAAATGCTTCCCTGTGTGCTGGGGGTTGCGGTGAGGTTCATGGGTTCCTTTCTTTTTTGGCTTTCACCAGACGTCTGGGGTGCCGTAGAGGCGTTGGTACACGTCCCGGTTGTGCTGCAGGAAGTAGGTTTTCATTTCTTCCTTTTGGCGTGAGGTGACTTTGGTGAGTGTGGGTTGGTTGTCGAACCTGCAGTGCACTTCCAGCATTTCTTCTGGGGTTTTCTGGCACACGATGGTGGCAAACAACCCGTCTCCTGTGGCGTGGAGGATGTGCAGTTTTGCGGTGCTCAGGATTTTGTCTTCAAAGGTTTGGCCTTCCAGAGCTTTCAACAGTTGCTGTGGGTTTTGCAGGTACCACTCGACCATCTGTTTTGAGTGGAGCGTTTCGGCGTCTTCCATGCCTTCTGACCGACCAAATCCGAATGACCAGCCGATGATTGTGAGGGTCAGCAGGATGGCGGGTGGGTAGCGCAGCAGTTGAGCCGGGGTGAGTTGGAGTGCGGTATTGATGAAGGCCAGAATGAATACAGTGATTCCTGCGCCCACCAGCAGGCTGATCAGGAAGGTGGGGGTTTTCCACCAGGGCTTGAGCTTGGGGAAATCTGCAGGGGGTTCGGAGTGTTTCATCAGGGTGACGTTCATGGCTGGGTCCTTTCGGTGGGTTGTTTTTTCTTGCCTGGAGTGTTTTCCTGGTTTGAAACGAAATTAAAGCAATAGGTTTTTCGAGATCATTATACATTTTTTGAGCGTCATATTATTTCAAAGAAAATCGGTTGATCCTGAGCATCAACCGATTTTTGATCACTATAAATTTAGCGCTGTGCGTGTTGTTGGGTGCTATCTCAATGGGCAGCAGAAGTAAACCATCCCTTCCAGCACTCCGGCTCCCATGAGCACCTTCGCCAAGAGGGCCTCAAAGAAGGGGTGGGACTTTGGGGCATGCCAGTACCGCATGACCTTTTGCCTCCAGCAGATCATGCCACCGAGCAGGCTGCAGCAGGCATAGAACAACAGAAAGTGGCGGTTCCACAGCACACTGAGCACCTTCACTCCCAGCACCATTGCGGCAATGAGTCCAGCCAGAAAGCATTCAATGGTGGTGATCATTTGCGTCTGGGAGAAGGTCAAATGGCGCTTCCAGGCCAGGTACACGCGAATGAATTCAAGGGATTTCAGTCGGTGCAGGGTCACCGCACGTACCGCAACTGGTTGGTGTATCCGAGGTCGCTGAGTTCAAACAGCAGCAGGCTGTGGTGGAGCTTTTCACCCAGCATTTCCAGACGGGCTGTCTCCCAGGGTTTTCCACCGAAACGTTCCCGGTTGAGCCCCACATGGTCGCAAATGCCGTTGACCACCCATACCTGCAGTTCGTAGTCAAAGCCATTGACCAGTTTTCCATTGTGGTAGTGCAGGTCTTTCATGTCCTGAGGTGGATCGTTGAACCATTTCAGCAGGAGGTCTTCTGACCAGGTCATGGGGACAAAATCGGTGATTTCTGCGCCGCCATCGTCGTCTTGCACCTGCACCGCGAGGTACCAGTATTGCTGGCTTTCCGGGGTGACCCCCAGGGCCTCCAGTTCTCCTCTTGCTTGTGAGAGAACGGTTTTTCCATCTCCATCTGCAAGCATGATTTTGCTTTCCAGAATGGAGTGCCAAAGCAGGTAGTGGCTTTGCAGGCCCGATGGTTTTCCTGATCCATCATACGATGCCTGATTTTTCTGGTGCGTCATATTTTAATGATGCATTATATTTTTTTGAAGGTCAATAAAAAAACAGGGGAGCATACTCCT
Coding sequences within it:
- a CDS encoding tyrosine-type recombinase/integrase; its protein translation is MSGYEIVLHPDPLQQARGFTNFSEADRTKHTVKACVDKDFDAIWEIVQAYTVLYGEATVLTSPHSFRSYRRGILTFVEYAKANGINLLDPRKDDPSLYLAHLKSTQAVNPHWGSEDKRRKKAGKLSSATLYSRLAAVRLLYRALRWTAATEADPFSDSRVKKDLRKGTEKNAPYTAEEVKQVLNQADQLAMRVLILLLAHGGLRIAEALAVTWEDVNIRSKRIQVKKGKGGTSRSVRMSVSLAEVLQGYQQERVGLEPETALFPFSTRKQAHKHMGRLFLKAGAVFRGFHAFRKYAGTSLLKHATLQEVQEHLGHSDPKTTMLYVEVDRSQLEGALDRM
- a CDS encoding nitrilase-related carbon-nitrogen hydrolase — its product is MARLSERSDVRLLITGMCAGGAVLAYSLPSLFWLGFFALLGFLWLLSRCRTFWWYLLILLVHYAVLTVHSMWGFFLDGTFTPLQSVGVVLLAVLYSAVLAGVLHFTRTLHRNQLVLITSLLYLGELLSELSLSGNYRLPYSLGYLLLDTPLSALYALIGVKASVVAVGFLQQLVQKRHWSAAGVSLAVVATMVTVVNFHLHAPGQKSPVTFTLLQTGLSIPLFQDYTAENAKAQYQALKGLMQETGQSVLLLPETSIPDPVYYRLMQPELQQVLADRTALLGAVYSGPEGVTNAIIKYQGGETQPVYHKRILVPFTETHWLYPGPALPVQNIKGVKLGMAVCMEGVLSEPLREQVQAGAELLFVATNTQARIAYAYQQIGLRARALELRRQIMVASLPGESTWINEKGQVLASAGWHHPQALQLQPHLNQGLTPFARFGQWMALFIVLLGLLMVGFEGYTPSTLSNRAFRKVRE